The following are encoded in a window of Terriglobales bacterium genomic DNA:
- a CDS encoding outer membrane beta-barrel protein gives MALMLVLVLAVAPAAYGQGTSRSDPDQREIQELRQLVRELRDRVAALESRNGTPPAAPVVASDAKGQAPAAPLSDADRGTLDFFRGTTINVGLDGYYGYNFNRPVGRVNLLRAYDVMSDSFSLNQASLIVERAPDVAAGRRLGARLDLQYGQAPETSQGSAANELRPQAYRTLWQAYGTYVAPLGSGLTVDFGKWASSLGTEANYTKDQMNYSRSYLFNFLPFYHLGVRATYSFAPWFTATYAVVNGIQQSEDFNSAKSQMVFLNFKPAKSLSWNVNYYTGEEQRDVVAVLNPGLPTGPTQPGLPVTPVLPRPDGRTHIIDSYITWTATPKLTLALEGDYVISRTFNQSAPSHVSGGAAYARYQLTPKAALAGRAEYLSDRGGLFSGTTQALKETTLTYEYKFAEGFLARAEWRRDFSNQPFFLTDTVGLLKQEQNTATLGLVWWFGQKQGAW, from the coding sequence ATGGCGCTCATGTTGGTGCTGGTTCTTGCGGTCGCTCCCGCCGCCTACGGACAGGGAACAAGTAGGTCGGATCCGGACCAGCGCGAGATCCAGGAGCTTCGGCAACTGGTTCGCGAGTTGCGCGACCGGGTGGCTGCCCTGGAGTCGCGGAACGGCACGCCACCGGCTGCTCCAGTCGTTGCCTCCGATGCCAAGGGGCAGGCGCCTGCCGCTCCGCTGAGCGACGCCGACCGCGGCACGCTGGACTTCTTCCGCGGCACCACCATCAATGTCGGCCTGGATGGCTATTACGGCTACAACTTCAACCGGCCGGTCGGGCGGGTGAACCTGTTACGCGCCTACGACGTGATGAGCGACAGCTTCAGCCTCAACCAGGCGAGCCTGATCGTGGAGCGCGCTCCCGATGTGGCCGCGGGCCGCCGCTTGGGAGCAAGGTTAGACCTTCAGTACGGCCAGGCCCCGGAAACGTCGCAGGGCAGCGCCGCCAACGAGTTGCGGCCCCAGGCATATCGGACGCTCTGGCAAGCATACGGAACTTACGTTGCGCCCCTCGGTAGCGGGCTCACCGTCGATTTCGGGAAGTGGGCCAGTTCGCTGGGGACCGAGGCCAACTACACCAAAGACCAGATGAACTATTCGCGCTCCTACCTCTTTAATTTCCTGCCGTTCTATCACCTGGGCGTGCGCGCGACCTACAGCTTCGCCCCTTGGTTCACCGCGACGTACGCAGTGGTCAATGGGATTCAACAAAGCGAGGACTTCAACAGCGCGAAGTCGCAAATGGTGTTCCTGAACTTCAAGCCGGCGAAGTCGCTGAGCTGGAACGTGAATTACTACACCGGGGAGGAGCAGCGGGATGTGGTGGCGGTGTTGAACCCCGGGCTGCCCACCGGACCTACACAGCCGGGCCTACCGGTCACGCCGGTGCTGCCCAGGCCGGACGGCCGGACGCACATCATCGATTCCTACATCACTTGGACAGCCACCCCGAAGCTGACCCTCGCGCTGGAAGGCGATTACGTCATCAGCCGCACGTTCAACCAGTCGGCGCCCTCCCATGTGAGCGGAGGCGCGGCGTACGCGCGCTATCAGCTGACGCCGAAGGCGGCGTTGGCGGGCCGCGCCGAGTATCTCTCCGACCGGGGAGGCCTGTTCAGCGGCACGACTCAGGCGCTGAAGGAGACCACGCTGACCTACGAGTACAAGTTCGCCGAAGGCTTCCTGGCGCGCGCCGAGTGGCGCCGCGATTTTTCCAATCAACCCTTCTTCCTGACAGACACAGTGGGATTGCTCAAGCAAGAACAGAACACGGCCACGCTGGGCCTGGTGTGGTGGTTCGGCCAGAAACAGGGAGCCTGGTAG
- the kdpF gene encoding K(+)-transporting ATPase subunit F, protein MSLESIIMLVVSALTTLYLLYALLRPEKF, encoded by the coding sequence ATGAGCCTGGAAAGCATCATCATGCTCGTAGTAAGCGCACTGACCACCCTATACCTGTTGTACGCGCTATTGCGCCCGGAGAAGTTCTGA